The following are encoded together in the Myxococcales bacterium genome:
- a CDS encoding peptidylprolyl isomerase yields the protein MMRRKSIYCLLPLLVGCEEPPPEPENLTRTAAPKASAANGSLDLGGKAAAATATANPSPPPVRELAAKPVAEVKASADDPLAGKFTLADATKGLTGKGPLVADIKTDKGTLNCTLYEDKAPITVANFVGLARGLRPWKTPAGKWEKKPGYDGTTFHRVVKGFMIQGGDPAGSGAGEPGYVIPDEVWAGARHDTRGLLCMANRGPNTNGMQFFVMDGVAAHLDGGYTIFGKCEPESVVEALASVPVRGERAVTPPKIEKVSVKRLKDAPKPADAPAAPGGTKPPAPKPAAPSAPKAPTPPAP from the coding sequence ATGATGCGACGGAAATCGATTTATTGTTTGTTGCCCTTGCTCGTCGGCTGCGAAGAACCGCCGCCGGAGCCCGAGAACCTCACGCGCACTGCCGCCCCGAAGGCCAGCGCTGCGAACGGCTCGCTCGATCTCGGCGGCAAGGCCGCGGCCGCGACTGCGACCGCAAACCCCAGCCCGCCGCCCGTGCGCGAGCTCGCAGCCAAGCCCGTCGCCGAGGTGAAAGCCAGCGCCGACGATCCACTCGCCGGCAAGTTCACCCTCGCCGACGCGACCAAGGGGCTCACGGGCAAGGGTCCGCTCGTCGCGGACATCAAGACCGACAAGGGCACCCTGAACTGCACGCTGTACGAGGACAAAGCGCCGATCACCGTCGCCAACTTCGTGGGGCTCGCGCGAGGTCTGCGCCCGTGGAAGACGCCGGCCGGCAAGTGGGAGAAGAAACCCGGCTACGACGGCACGACATTCCACCGGGTGGTGAAGGGTTTCATGATCCAGGGTGGCGATCCGGCGGGGAGCGGCGCCGGCGAGCCCGGCTACGTGATCCCTGACGAGGTGTGGGCAGGCGCCCGCCACGATACCCGGGGCTTGTTGTGCATGGCCAACCGCGGCCCGAACACGAACGGCATGCAGTTCTTCGTGATGGACGGGGTGGCCGCGCATCTCGACGGCGGGTACACCATCTTCGGCAAGTGCGAGCCGGAGAGCGTCGTCGAGGCACTGGCAAGCGTACCGGTGCGCGGGGAGCGCGCCGTCACGCCGCCCAAGATCGAGAAGGTCAGCGTCAAGCGCCTGAAAGACGCGCCCAAGCCCGCTGACGCGCCGGCCGCGCCCGGTGGAACCAAGCCGCCAGCGCCCAAGCCGGCCGCGCCGAGCGCGCCCAAGGCACCGACACCACCCGCGCCATGA